A genomic stretch from Bacteroidota bacterium includes:
- a CDS encoding hexapeptide transferase, giving the protein MINRFIFFIYYLKELDLKKIRRFQKYVKNNYKKSYLSQTIDAIDSTFRYNISLLDYYYFKFFALKKSERLLYAGTGFMYEYQLKMNPKESRNILENKILFLKAYKTFTNRLSASIEEIKNNKNIAEELLSVHNYLLVLKNAMGQVGAEVEIVSTKDFNYETLLTYMIANNYDLIEQFIIQHDKLMALSPSGLNTIRVITQIKGSEVIIIGARLRISINSHVDNMAAGNAAAPIDLKTGKLFGSAVYSDITKQDFTTHPITGIEIIGFQIPFWKETLEMITKAAAAHPENKSIGWDVAISNDGPQLVEGNHNWCKLLWQLPVKKGLKKELEIFLE; this is encoded by the coding sequence ATGATTAATCGCTTTATCTTTTTTATTTATTATTTGAAGGAATTAGACCTAAAGAAAATACGTCGCTTTCAGAAGTATGTAAAAAATAATTATAAAAAATCTTATTTATCTCAAACTATTGATGCTATAGATTCTACATTCAGATATAATATTTCATTATTGGATTATTACTACTTTAAATTCTTTGCGCTAAAAAAATCTGAAAGACTATTGTATGCAGGAACCGGTTTTATGTATGAGTATCAGTTAAAGATGAACCCAAAAGAATCAAGAAATATTTTAGAGAATAAAATTTTATTTTTAAAAGCATATAAAACATTTACCAATAGATTGTCTGCCTCTATTGAAGAAATAAAAAACAATAAGAACATTGCAGAAGAATTATTATCTGTCCATAATTATTTACTAGTACTTAAAAATGCAATGGGTCAGGTAGGTGCTGAAGTAGAAATTGTTTCAACAAAAGATTTTAATTATGAAACATTATTAACCTACATGATTGCTAATAATTATGATCTGATAGAACAGTTTATAATTCAACATGATAAGTTAATGGCATTATCTCCTTCGGGTTTAAATACAATAAGGGTAATAACTCAGATTAAAGGCAGTGAAGTAATTATCATTGGAGCAAGATTACGCATCTCTATAAATTCTCATGTAGATAATATGGCGGCAGGAAATGCAGCCGCACCAATTGATTTGAAAACAGGAAAACTTTTTGGCTCTGCAGTTTATAGTGATATTACAAAACAAGATTTTACAACACATCCAATAACAGGAATAGAAATTATAGGATTTCAAATTCCTTTTTGGAAAGAGACGTTGGAAATGATTACAAAAGCTGCTGCCGCACATCCGGAAAATAAATCAATAGGATGGGATGTGGCAATTAGCAATGATGGTCCGCAGTTAGTTGAAGGGAATCATAATTGGTGTAAATTACTATGGCAATTGCCTGTGAAAAAAGGATTGAAAAAAGAGCTTGAAATATTTTTAGAATGA
- a CDS encoding glycosyltransferase family 4 protein, whose product MAEMVACTFDGYWNYSWKGKLIAHYKLYSLKKVAYKLDYTIYVTEKFLQKRYPTKGSSVACSDVHLNNINNTALLNRIHKINSKENTQPFVLGTVASMNVKYKGQQYVIRALHALKKKGIKFNYHLVGQGDDSYLRHLTSKLGLQDQVKFNGPLKHENILDFLNKIDIYIQPSKQEGLPRALVEAMSTACPALGSNIAGIPELLSEESIFKAGDISAIQGILQNVNTVWMIKSAQDNFARAKDYQYEVLENRRNNFYQKFLTESGFK is encoded by the coding sequence TTGGCTGAAATGGTGGCTTGTACATTTGATGGATATTGGAATTATAGTTGGAAAGGCAAATTGATTGCTCACTATAAACTTTATTCATTAAAAAAGGTAGCTTATAAATTGGATTATACAATATATGTAACGGAGAAATTTCTTCAGAAAAGATATCCTACTAAAGGTTCGTCTGTAGCTTGCTCTGATGTGCACTTAAACAATATTAATAATACTGCATTATTAAATCGAATTCACAAGATTAATTCTAAAGAAAATACGCAACCATTCGTATTAGGCACAGTGGCCTCAATGAATGTAAAATATAAAGGTCAACAATACGTAATTCGTGCTTTACATGCTTTGAAGAAGAAAGGAATTAAATTCAATTATCATTTAGTGGGTCAAGGAGATGATTCTTATTTGCGCCATCTTACCTCAAAATTAGGTTTACAAGATCAAGTTAAATTTAATGGTCCGTTAAAGCATGAAAATATTTTAGATTTTTTAAATAAAATTGATATTTATATTCAACCAAGTAAGCAGGAAGGATTACCGAGAGCTTTAGTAGAAGCAATGAGTACTGCATGCCCTGCTTTGGGTTCTAATATTGCAGGTATTCCGGAATTATTAAGTGAAGAAAGTATATTCAAAGCCGGAGATATTTCGGCTATTCAAGGAATTTTACAAAATGTAAATACTGTCTGGATGATAAAGTCAGCTCAAGATAATTTTGCAAGGGCAAAGGATTATCAATATGAGGTTCTTGAAAATCGAAGGAATAATTTCTATCAGAAGTTTCTAACGGAATCAGGTTTTAAATAA
- a CDS encoding serine acetyltransferase: MYSLLLLRIKHGYQSVSVGKGVILYPGVSINYESVIEDFVIMNMNCAIGHNCTVSKFSSLAPGVNLAGFTFIEEAVNVGIGVSTKQNIRIGKHSVIGGQTMIINDVLPESKMVGVPGKIIKHD; this comes from the coding sequence ATGTATTCCCTTCTTTTGTTGCGAATAAAGCATGGTTATCAAAGTGTTTCTGTAGGTAAAGGTGTTATTCTTTATCCCGGTGTTTCTATCAATTATGAATCGGTGATTGAAGATTTTGTAATAATGAATATGAATTGCGCTATTGGTCATAATTGTACTGTTTCAAAATTCTCATCACTTGCACCCGGAGTTAATCTAGCAGGATTTACATTTATTGAAGAAGCAGTGAATGTAGGAATCGGAGTTTCTACAAAACAAAATATTCGCATTGGTAAACACTCTGTAATCGGCGGACAAACAATGATTATAAATGATGTATTACCGGAATCTAAAATGGTTGGTGTTCCGGGAAAAATAATTAAGCATGATTAA
- a CDS encoding glycosyltransferase family 4 protein encodes MNSFKAISINVPSAKLILVGTGMLFTEMKNLAAQLDISSKVEFLGWRDDTGILANISDLGVSTSKQEGLGLGLAEEMLCAIPIVASEDRGHKEMVEHGINGFMFKQNDSASFINYVLEIYNNPELYSKMSQNAYRKAQEFVIDNSLKKMDEIYSFYLKA; translated from the coding sequence TTGAATTCATTTAAGGCGATATCTATAAATGTTCCATCCGCTAAATTAATTCTGGTAGGAACAGGTATGCTCTTTACTGAAATGAAAAATCTTGCTGCTCAACTTGATATTTCTTCCAAGGTTGAATTTCTTGGTTGGCGTGATGATACTGGCATACTTGCAAATATTTCAGATTTAGGAGTGTCAACAAGTAAACAAGAAGGATTAGGCTTGGGTTTGGCAGAAGAAATGCTTTGTGCAATACCAATAGTAGCTTCAGAAGATAGAGGTCATAAAGAAATGGTTGAGCATGGAATAAATGGTTTTATGTTTAAACAAAATGATAGTGCCTCATTTATAAATTATGTTTTAGAAATTTATAATAATCCCGAACTCTATAGTAAGATGTCTCAAAACGCTTATAGAAAAGCTCAAGAATTTGTAATTGATAATTCTTTGAAAAAGATGGATGAAATTTATTCTTTTTATTTGAAGGCTTGA
- a CDS encoding GIY-YIG nuclease family protein, producing MLVQATYYVYIITNKNNSVLYIGVTNSIRRRVYEHKTKHNRNSFSARYNCNKLIYYEMFEVMDTAIAREKELKKWQRNWKEDLINTSNAEWNDLAKDWYEGE from the coding sequence ATGCTCGTTCAAGCGACATACTATGTTTATATAATCACCAATAAAAATAATTCTGTCTTATACATTGGAGTTACCAATTCAATTAGGAGACGTGTGTATGAACATAAAACCAAGCACAATAGAAACTCCTTTTCAGCAAGATATAATTGCAATAAATTAATTTACTACGAAATGTTTGAGGTGATGGATACTGCAATTGCCAGAGAGAAAGAACTCAAGAAATGGCAACGCAATTGGAAGGAAGATTTGATTAATACATCAAATGCGGAGTGGAATGATTTGGCGAAGGACTGGTATGAGGGGGAGTGA
- a CDS encoding sugar transferase, translated as MYQHFIKYAIDFLAAVFLLLLLSPLLLIVSIILYFTNNKSIFFRQDRPGYMEKKIRIVKFKSMNDNKDSNGDLLPDNKRLTAFGKFIRKTSIDELPQLWNVLTGDMSLIGPRPLLYKYIPLYSDEQRRRHLVRPGITGWAQVNGRNSISWNEKFNLDVYYVDNISLCLDIKIFWMTLIKVIKREGVNQSAERPMMPFNGKN; from the coding sequence ATGTATCAACACTTCATTAAATATGCAATTGATTTTTTAGCAGCAGTATTTCTTTTGCTTTTGCTTTCGCCTTTGCTTTTAATAGTTTCAATAATTCTCTACTTCACCAATAACAAAAGCATCTTCTTTCGTCAGGATCGTCCCGGTTATATGGAAAAGAAAATCCGTATTGTAAAATTCAAATCCATGAATGACAACAAAGATTCCAATGGAGATTTATTACCCGATAATAAACGACTTACAGCATTTGGAAAATTTATTCGTAAAACTTCTATTGATGAATTGCCGCAGTTATGGAATGTATTAACCGGTGATATGAGTTTAATTGGTCCACGACCATTGTTATATAAATACATTCCATTGTATTCCGATGAACAACGCAGACGACATCTTGTAAGACCGGGCATTACAGGTTGGGCACAAGTGAATGGCAGAAACAGTATTAGTTGGAATGAGAAGTTTAATCTGGATGTGTATTATGTAGATAATATTTCACTGTGCTTAGATATAAAAATATTTTGGATGACATTGATTAAGGTAATTAAACGAGAGGGAGTTAATCAATCGGCAGAAAGACCAATGATGCCATTTAACGGAAAAAATTAA
- a CDS encoding glycosyltransferase — MYIFIPTTDPGGSENYVYRFIQKMKIPVQVWSISEKKGTMYEKFISAGIPIILKSTGYFNLRKWYFVLRYFKSENISGIVAFHGNFGGVLMVLAWIAGVEKRIVFYRRSTPAFELTFLKRLYHYLSGRLILLFATHILSNSKSAFTNFFPGRENRDKRFKIIRNGVESKLLISSKNKSALRFENDIPNDAIIIGHVGRYDPAKNHETIFAVAKVVCQLQPNIYFLFCGLGTDSTAFKERLDYYGITKYCYCLGVSDIIGDVYCMMDIFFFLP; from the coding sequence ATGTATATTTTTATACCTACAACAGATCCGGGAGGCTCCGAAAATTATGTTTACCGCTTTATACAGAAGATGAAAATACCAGTTCAAGTATGGTCTATTTCTGAAAAGAAAGGCACTATGTATGAAAAATTTATCTCTGCCGGAATTCCAATTATTTTAAAATCAACAGGATACTTCAACTTAAGAAAATGGTATTTTGTTTTAAGATATTTTAAATCAGAAAATATAAGTGGAATAGTTGCATTTCATGGAAATTTCGGAGGGGTTTTAATGGTGCTTGCCTGGATTGCTGGGGTGGAAAAACGAATTGTTTTTTATAGACGATCAACTCCGGCATTTGAATTAACATTCCTAAAAAGATTATATCATTATTTATCCGGTAGGTTAATTTTATTATTTGCAACTCATATTCTTTCAAATTCTAAATCTGCATTTACTAATTTTTTTCCTGGCCGTGAAAATAGAGATAAGAGATTTAAAATTATTCGGAATGGTGTCGAATCTAAACTACTGATTTCATCCAAAAATAAATCAGCATTGCGTTTCGAAAATGATATTCCCAATGATGCAATTATAATTGGACATGTAGGACGTTATGATCCTGCAAAGAATCATGAGACAATTTTTGCAGTAGCTAAAGTGGTTTGTCAATTACAGCCAAACATATATTTTCTTTTTTGTGGATTGGGAACAGATTCAACTGCATTCAAGGAAAGATTGGATTATTATGGGATTACAAAATATTGCTATTGTTTAGGCGTATCTGACATAATCGGAGATGTGTATTGTATGATGGATATATTCTTTTTCCTTCCATAA
- a CDS encoding aminotransferase class I/II-fold pyridoxal phosphate-dependent enzyme: MSNKIWLSSPHMGEKELQYVQEAFATNWIAPLGPHVDGFEKQLADYTGSKYAAALSSGTAAIHLALIMLGVKPGDFVICSSFTFSASANPILYQGATPVFIDSEKDTWNMDPVWLNHAIEYCLTKGKKPKAIIPVHLYGMPAKMEAIMKLANQHGIKVIEDAAEALGSTYNGKACGTFGHFGILSFNGNKIITTSGGGALISDNEKWINKARFLATQARDPAPHYQHSEVGYNYRMSNVCAAIGRGQMEVLDDRVAQRRTVFEYYKNALQEITGISFLAEPEGSFSNRWLTTILVDPKKTQGKTREDIRLALEKENIESRPLWKPMHLQPVFKDALYFGEKLSETLFEHGLCLPSGSNLSPSDLERVVEVVKRVMG, from the coding sequence ATGTCAAATAAAATCTGGCTATCATCACCACACATGGGTGAAAAAGAATTGCAATATGTGCAAGAAGCATTTGCAACAAATTGGATAGCACCGCTCGGTCCGCATGTAGATGGTTTTGAAAAACAACTTGCCGATTACACAGGAAGTAAATATGCCGCAGCACTCAGTTCGGGAACAGCAGCAATTCATCTCGCTTTAATTATGTTGGGAGTGAAGCCCGGTGATTTTGTTATCTGTTCTTCCTTTACTTTTTCTGCATCTGCCAATCCGATTTTATATCAAGGAGCAACACCAGTGTTTATAGATTCAGAAAAAGATACCTGGAATATGGATCCTGTTTGGTTGAATCATGCTATTGAATATTGTTTGACAAAAGGAAAAAAACCAAAGGCAATTATTCCTGTCCATTTATATGGTATGCCCGCTAAGATGGAAGCGATAATGAAACTCGCAAATCAGCATGGTATAAAAGTAATTGAAGATGCGGCGGAAGCTTTGGGTTCTACCTATAATGGAAAAGCTTGCGGCACATTCGGACATTTCGGAATTCTCTCTTTCAACGGCAATAAAATAATTACAACTTCCGGTGGAGGTGCATTGATAAGTGATAATGAAAAATGGATTAATAAAGCAAGATTTTTAGCAACACAAGCTCGTGATCCTGCACCACATTATCAGCATTCGGAAGTGGGATATAATTATCGCATGAGCAATGTTTGTGCTGCCATCGGGCGTGGACAAATGGAAGTGCTTGATGATCGTGTTGCGCAGAGAAGGACAGTATTTGAATATTATAAAAATGCATTGCAAGAAATAACAGGCATTTCTTTTTTAGCAGAACCCGAAGGAAGTTTTTCGAATCGTTGGTTAACCACAATTTTAGTAGATCCGAAAAAAACGCAGGGCAAAACAAGAGAAGATATCCGACTTGCATTAGAAAAAGAAAATATAGAAAGTCGTCCGCTGTGGAAGCCCATGCATCTGCAACCCGTGTTTAAAGATGCCTTGTATTTCGGCGAAAAATTATCAGAAACATTATTTGAACATGGCTTGTGTTTACCCAGCGGCAGTAATTTATCCCCCTCGGATTTGGAGAGAGTGGTGGAGGTGGTGAAGAGAGTGATGGGGTGA
- a CDS encoding acetyltransferase — MINLWIYGAGGFGREVLWLTQSLRDVISVKGFIDDNAELTTCDDYPVHTMYAEDMHCVIAIANTSARKQIHSKLQSANYINIIHPDSTLGNNNTIGRGCIICKGVTGTTGIHIGNQVVINLNATIGHDVRIADFVSIMPGVHISGNVKISEGVLIGTGAVILPGITIGKWSKIGAGSVVTKNVGDNCVVVGVPGRVVSP; from the coding sequence ATGATTAATCTCTGGATATATGGCGCCGGAGGATTTGGCAGAGAAGTATTGTGGTTAACACAAAGTTTGAGGGATGTGATTTCGGTAAAGGGATTTATTGACGATAATGCGGAGCTAACAACATGTGATGACTATCCGGTGCATACCATGTATGCTGAAGATATGCATTGTGTAATTGCCATTGCAAATACGTCGGCAAGAAAACAAATTCATTCTAAATTACAGTCTGCAAATTATATCAATATTATCCATCCAGATTCTACTTTGGGAAATAATAATACCATAGGAAGAGGATGTATTATTTGCAAAGGTGTAACCGGCACAACAGGAATTCATATCGGCAATCAGGTGGTAATAAATCTGAATGCAACAATAGGTCATGATGTGCGCATTGCAGATTTTGTTTCTATAATGCCGGGCGTACATATTTCAGGAAATGTAAAAATTAGTGAAGGCGTATTGATAGGAACAGGAGCAGTAATACTTCCCGGAATTACAATTGGTAAATGGAGTAAGATAGGTGCCGGCTCAGTGGTTACTAAAAATGTGGGTGATAATTGTGTGGTTGTTGGTGTACCGGGGAGAGTGGTATCGCCTTGA
- a CDS encoding glycosyltransferase: MKVLYTATSDIHLRTFHLPYLKLLKEKGYTVHLAYEKRGEIDFEMADKEFELSFERNPFRFSNIKSFWILFKIIQKQKYDLIHCHTPVISTLTRIAGAFQKFFGKTKILYTAHGYHFYKGGPLKLWTLFFQLNGHYLFLTDAIILINTEDYLITKKYFLNKYTFQIKGIGVNNKKFYKMPKEEKCYIKKTMGIQKMILFYYILLNLFLEKS; encoded by the coding sequence TTGAAGGTATTATATACAGCAACTTCTGATATTCATCTTAGGACATTTCATTTGCCATATCTTAAACTACTGAAAGAGAAAGGTTATACTGTCCATTTAGCCTATGAAAAAAGGGGTGAAATTGATTTTGAAATGGCAGATAAGGAATTTGAATTATCCTTTGAAAGAAACCCTTTTAGGTTTAGCAATATAAAATCATTTTGGATTTTATTTAAGATAATACAAAAACAGAAATATGACCTAATTCATTGTCATACTCCAGTTATTTCAACTTTAACAAGAATTGCTGGTGCTTTTCAAAAATTTTTTGGAAAAACAAAAATTTTATATACTGCTCATGGATATCATTTTTATAAAGGTGGGCCATTAAAATTATGGACTTTGTTTTTCCAATTGAATGGGCATTATCTTTTTTTAACTGATGCTATTATTTTAATTAATACTGAAGATTATTTAATAACAAAAAAATATTTCTTAAATAAATATACATTTCAAATAAAGGGCATTGGAGTAAATAATAAGAAATTTTATAAAATGCCCAAAGAAGAAAAATGTTACATAAAGAAAACTATGGGTATTCAAAAGATGATTTTATTCTATTATATATTGCTGAATTTATTCCTAGAAAAATCATGA
- a CDS encoding glycosyltransferase, translating into MYDGYILFPSITEGQPNALIEAMIAGLPIIASNIDAIKEATPHSFYDKLIDPFAIDSFITIFKEILNNQIEIEGYMHSDFPKINLMLKKIFRIPKST; encoded by the coding sequence TTGTATGATGGATATATTCTTTTTCCTTCCATAACAGAAGGTCAGCCAAACGCATTGATTGAAGCAATGATAGCAGGGTTACCTATAATAGCATCAAACATAGATGCTATAAAAGAAGCAACACCACATAGTTTTTATGACAAACTAATTGATCCATTTGCCATAGATTCATTTATCACTATTTTCAAAGAAATTTTAAATAATCAAATTGAGATAGAGGGCTATATGCATTCAGATTTTCCAAAGATCAATTTGATGTTGAAAAAGATTTTTCGAATTCCAAAAAGTACTTAA